A section of the Methanosarcina mazei S-6 genome encodes:
- the pyrF gene encoding orotidine-5'-phosphate decarboxylase, whose translation MERNTCMILALDVTEREEALKIAENVREFVDAIKVGYPLILATGLDIIRELARFAPVIADFKVADIPNTNRLICEQVFKAGADAVIVQGFTGRDSLDACIEVASKYGKDVFVVSEMSHPGGAEFLQSAAEAIAKMAVEAGAFGLVAPATRPERVKEIRKIIGDRLTIISPGVGVQGGKASDVISAGADWVIVGRSIYKAESPKEAACEIAEEIQAELRGK comes from the coding sequence ATGGAACGAAATACATGTATGATCCTTGCCCTTGATGTGACTGAGAGGGAAGAAGCGCTGAAGATTGCAGAAAATGTCCGGGAATTTGTGGATGCAATAAAAGTGGGATACCCTCTAATTCTTGCCACCGGGCTTGATATTATTAGAGAGCTTGCCAGATTTGCCCCGGTCATAGCTGACTTCAAGGTTGCAGATATCCCTAACACCAACCGTCTTATCTGCGAACAGGTCTTTAAAGCCGGAGCCGATGCGGTCATTGTGCAGGGCTTTACTGGCAGGGACAGCCTTGATGCCTGCATTGAAGTTGCTTCCAAATACGGAAAAGATGTTTTTGTTGTAAGCGAAATGAGCCACCCGGGAGGAGCCGAGTTCCTGCAGTCAGCAGCAGAAGCGATTGCAAAAATGGCAGTTGAAGCCGGAGCTTTCGGGCTTGTTGCTCCAGCCACACGTCCGGAAAGGGTAAAAGAGATAAGAAAAATTATCGGAGACAGGCTTACCATTATCTCTCCGGGTGTGGGTGTCCAGGGAGGAAAAGCCTCTGACGTTATCTCTGCAGGGGCAGACTGGGTGATTGTAGGAAGAAGCATTTACAAGGCGGAATCTCCAAAAGAGGCTGCCTGCGAGATTGCTGAAGAAATTCAGGCTGAGCTCCGCGGAAAGTAA
- a CDS encoding ABC transporter ATP-binding protein, with protein sequence MQDEIIRYESAGISFGRKKVLSDFSLCIRRGKKVLMKGKSGTGKSTLIKILMGFEKLSEGSVYYRGKPLSPQVAWQVRKEVAYVSQDTDLGEGPVKTLLEEVNSYRPNREKMKPEKLHMFMNELELEKDILDKNFENLSGGEKQRIGILIALLLERDIFLLDEATSALDSGLKKKVADSFLKQAGWTLFIVSHDREWESKEVEIVEIGKNGTDHTNS encoded by the coding sequence ATGCAGGATGAGATAATAAGGTATGAAAGTGCCGGCATAAGCTTCGGAAGAAAAAAAGTTCTTTCCGATTTTTCTCTTTGCATTCGCAGAGGAAAAAAGGTCCTTATGAAAGGGAAATCAGGAACCGGCAAATCAACCCTGATAAAAATACTTATGGGATTTGAGAAACTGTCCGAAGGCTCGGTTTATTACCGAGGTAAGCCCCTGAGCCCTCAAGTAGCCTGGCAGGTCAGAAAAGAGGTAGCCTATGTCTCCCAGGACACGGACCTCGGGGAGGGACCTGTAAAAACCCTGCTTGAAGAAGTTAATTCTTACAGGCCCAACCGGGAAAAGATGAAACCTGAAAAACTGCATATGTTTATGAATGAGCTCGAGCTGGAAAAAGATATACTCGACAAAAACTTTGAGAACCTTTCAGGGGGAGAAAAGCAGAGGATAGGGATTTTAATAGCTCTGCTGCTTGAAAGAGATATTTTTCTTCTGGATGAAGCAACCTCGGCTCTTGACTCCGGGCTTAAGAAAAAAGTTGCCGACAGCTTCCTTAAACAAGCGGGCTGGACGCTTTTCATAGTATCTCATGACCGGGAATGGGAAAGTAAGGAGGTAGAAATTGTGGAAATAGGGAAAAACGGAACTGATCATACTAATAGCTGA
- a CDS encoding deoxyhypusine synthase — MDFGASAKNLSTPVKGAKIVPNMTVDELVKEYTGCAFGAGRLAEAVDIYYEMLASGKTTKFFGLAGAMTPAGMRNIIADLIRDGYIDVLVTTGANMVHDTVEALGLHHYKGSDCANDIQLRHECIDRIYDVYLPDQHFTDLEEFLQGVYSGLPQENLSIRQVLTEIGKNLDDDSSILKTAAEMGVPVYCPALQDSVIGLQAWLYKEGNPLHVDAFADMHEFMDICYGAESAGTMLLGGGVPKNYILQSMLVTPRSFDYAIQLTMDRPETGGLSGATLDEAQSWGKVGEDAKSVTVYADSTITLPLIVSAVRTRLSKR, encoded by the coding sequence ATGGATTTTGGAGCTTCTGCTAAAAATCTCAGTACTCCGGTCAAAGGGGCAAAAATAGTCCCGAATATGACTGTAGACGAACTTGTAAAAGAGTACACCGGCTGTGCCTTTGGAGCAGGCAGGCTGGCTGAAGCTGTGGACATTTATTATGAAATGCTGGCTTCCGGGAAAACTACGAAATTTTTCGGGCTTGCAGGAGCAATGACACCTGCTGGCATGAGGAATATCATCGCAGACCTGATCCGGGACGGATATATAGACGTGCTTGTTACAACAGGCGCCAATATGGTTCACGATACCGTCGAAGCCCTCGGACTTCACCATTATAAAGGTTCGGACTGCGCAAACGATATTCAGCTCAGGCATGAATGTATTGACAGGATCTATGATGTTTATCTCCCTGACCAGCATTTTACTGATCTTGAAGAGTTCCTTCAGGGCGTTTATTCCGGGCTTCCGCAGGAAAACCTCTCTATCAGGCAGGTCCTTACCGAAATAGGAAAAAATCTGGACGATGACTCTTCTATCCTGAAAACAGCTGCCGAAATGGGAGTTCCGGTGTACTGTCCCGCCCTTCAGGACTCCGTAATAGGGCTTCAGGCCTGGCTGTACAAAGAAGGAAACCCTCTTCATGTGGATGCTTTTGCGGACATGCATGAATTCATGGATATCTGCTATGGGGCTGAAAGCGCGGGGACGATGCTGCTGGGAGGAGGAGTTCCCAAGAACTATATCCTGCAGTCCATGCTTGTAACTCCCAGGTCCTTTGATTATGCAATCCAGCTGACAATGGACCGCCCGGAAACAGGAGGCTTGAGCGGGGCAACTCTTGACGAAGCCCAGTCCTGGGGGAAGGTCGGGGAAGATGCAAAATCAGTTACCGTATATGCAGATTCAACAATTACTCTCCCGCTTATAGTCTCTGCTGTGAGGACGCGCCTTTCAAAGAGGTGA